A genomic window from Fibrobacterota bacterium includes:
- a CDS encoding FHA domain-containing protein, which translates to METVKGSSPQADLPPLPEAVEPTGWAIGDATGWVSLPRCGLLVGRSRMCDLSIAGHDISRRHARLTWIQDQPWVIDLGSANGLLLDGQAVGRSRWPEGLPLMLGTQTLQIQQREANLPQTMLDAWALLASQPVNALRDLAGAISCTLEPDHSFSLTWEDGVGWEELGPLRRTLLDAALSYLAL; encoded by the coding sequence ATGGAAACGGTCAAAGGTAGCTCGCCGCAAGCGGATCTCCCTCCCCTACCCGAGGCGGTCGAGCCCACGGGCTGGGCGATCGGAGACGCAACGGGCTGGGTTTCGCTGCCACGTTGCGGATTGCTGGTGGGACGCTCCCGCATGTGCGATCTCTCCATTGCGGGTCACGACATTTCCAGAAGGCATGCCCGTCTCACCTGGATCCAGGACCAGCCCTGGGTGATCGACCTTGGCAGCGCCAACGGACTGTTGCTGGATGGCCAGGCCGTGGGGCGTTCCCGCTGGCCGGAGGGTTTGCCGTTGATGTTGGGAACGCAGACTCTGCAGATCCAACAGCGCGAGGCCAACCTCCCGCAAACTATGCTGGATGCCTGGGCGCTTTTGGCCAGCCAACCTGTGAATGCATTGCGAGATCTGGCCGGCGCCATCTCCTGCACCCTCGAGCCAGACCATTCCTTCTCTCTGACTTGGGAGGATGGTGTGGGGTGGGAGGAATTGGGCCCATTGCGCAGGACTTTGCTGGACGCTGCCCTTTCCTACCTGGCGCTCTAG
- a CDS encoding DegT/DnrJ/EryC1/StrS family aminotransferase, producing the protein MQFCDLGAQYRAYQSEIDAAVASVLASGAFIQGPEVVALEAELAAFTGAQAVCACANGSDAILACLHALDVGPGDEVVVPDFTFFATAEMVVRAGARPVFADIDPRTFLVTPQSIEAAITPRTRGILAVSLFGQMPDFAGIRELAARRGLWVVEDAAQSFGAKRDGVASTNATVLAATSFYPSKPLGCYGDGGAVFGEESLVEKVRVFCNHGQTGRGLHGLAGINSRLDSLQAAILRVKLRHFPQELARRSGIASAYAQCLGALVDVPVLSPGCTSSWAQYTLRVKDRDQVRAALADRGIPTMVHYPLPLHRQAAFAEFGCPDDLCPQAIRAASEVLSLPMHGFVSQEEVERVVDVMKQVLTGRG; encoded by the coding sequence ATGCAATTTTGCGATCTAGGTGCGCAGTACCGGGCCTATCAGTCAGAAATTGACGCGGCGGTCGCCTCGGTCCTCGCCTCCGGTGCTTTCATCCAGGGGCCGGAGGTGGTCGCGCTCGAGGCGGAACTCGCCGCGTTCACCGGTGCCCAGGCCGTGTGCGCCTGCGCCAATGGGTCGGACGCCATTTTGGCCTGCTTGCACGCATTGGACGTGGGGCCCGGCGACGAGGTCGTCGTTCCTGATTTCACCTTCTTCGCCACCGCCGAGATGGTGGTCCGCGCCGGTGCGCGTCCGGTCTTTGCCGACATCGATCCGCGAACGTTCCTGGTTACTCCGCAGTCGATCGAAGCGGCCATCACGCCTCGTACGCGAGGGATTCTGGCGGTCTCGCTGTTTGGTCAGATGCCGGATTTTGCGGGAATCCGGGAGTTGGCGGCGCGACGCGGGCTATGGGTGGTGGAAGATGCCGCCCAATCCTTTGGGGCCAAGCGCGATGGCGTGGCCTCCACGAACGCCACGGTGCTTGCGGCCACCTCCTTCTATCCCTCCAAGCCATTGGGTTGCTACGGAGATGGAGGTGCGGTGTTCGGCGAAGAATCTTTGGTGGAAAAGGTGCGAGTGTTCTGCAATCACGGCCAGACCGGCCGAGGGTTGCACGGCTTGGCGGGGATCAACAGTCGATTGGATTCCTTGCAGGCGGCGATCCTCCGGGTGAAACTACGGCATTTTCCGCAGGAATTGGCACGTCGATCCGGCATCGCCTCGGCCTACGCGCAGTGTCTGGGCGCCTTGGTCGATGTTCCGGTTCTGTCGCCCGGGTGCACTTCCAGTTGGGCGCAATACACCCTCCGCGTCAAGGATCGGGACCAAGTCCGGGCAGCTCTGGCCGATCGAGGCATCCCGACCATGGTTCACTACCCGCTGCCGTTGCATCGCCAAGCGGCCTTCGCGGAATTTGGCTGCCCGGACGATCTTTGCCCGCAAGCCATTCGCGCGGCGAGCGAGGTGCTTTCCCTGCCGATGCACGGGTTTGTTTCCCAAGAGGAAGTCGAGCGCGTGGTTGACGTCATGAAGCAGGTTTTGACCGGTCGTGGCTGA
- a CDS encoding histone H1 produces the protein MEKIDSLKSLVEQLRVEYEKFEAKSNAVAGTRARKLLQDIKSEAQELRELIQERKRQKEMLGE, from the coding sequence TTGGAAAAAATCGATTCCTTGAAGTCTCTCGTCGAGCAGCTTCGCGTGGAATACGAAAAGTTCGAGGCCAAGAGCAACGCCGTCGCCGGAACCCGGGCGAGGAAGTTGCTCCAGGACATCAAGTCGGAAGCCCAGGAGCTTCGCGAGTTGATCCAGGAACGCAAGCGCCAGAAGGAAATGCTGGGCGAATAA
- a CDS encoding glycoside hydrolase family 9 protein, whose product MIRRQIAEHPYRAPATGFMWGSNDPVLARAVPLALAKRFDPTSDASGLVDILDYVLGRNATGLSFVTGTGEGSARDPHSRLMVSDKVDEPMPGFVVGGPNWGREDSKAKVAWGVEYPYKVPARAYQDVHESYASNEIAINWNAVWVAALATVVAP is encoded by the coding sequence GTGATCCGCCGACAGATCGCGGAACACCCCTACCGTGCTCCGGCCACGGGCTTCATGTGGGGCTCCAACGACCCCGTCCTGGCCAGGGCGGTTCCGCTGGCGCTGGCCAAGCGGTTCGATCCCACCTCCGACGCATCCGGCCTGGTGGACATCCTCGACTACGTGCTGGGCCGCAACGCCACCGGTTTGTCGTTTGTGACAGGAACCGGCGAAGGCTCCGCGCGCGATCCGCACAGCCGGTTGATGGTCTCCGACAAGGTGGACGAACCCATGCCGGGATTTGTCGTGGGCGGACCCAACTGGGGCCGCGAGGACTCCAAGGCGAAGGTGGCTTGGGGCGTGGAATACCCCTACAAGGTCCCCGCCCGCGCCTACCAGGATGTGCACGAATCCTACGCGAGCAACGAGATCGCCATCAACTGGAACGCGGTTTGGGTGGCCGCGCTCGCCACCGTCGTGGCGCCCTGA
- a CDS encoding Gfo/Idh/MocA family oxidoreductase, producing the protein MGRHHARAIARSAAFRLVAVVDPTEPVWADVHWERDLEAALCRLRPEAAIVAVPSQQHERVARLCLEAGCHVLVEKPICPSIEAALRLEREFRAAGKVLFGGHSERFHPVFTALSERVDPGSVQRALAIRTGPEPERASPDDVLLDLAIHDVDLALRLVGPLTLAQPAASTGGLETVVFRSSCGSRVELRCGYQAGRIRTWEVVSDRERFEADFLGRTLRRFHSGGTEEIRIGEGDPLEREHRAFRRAMEGRDSAMDLSLQIESIGLLARPHA; encoded by the coding sequence ATGGGAAGGCATCATGCCCGTGCGATCGCTCGTAGCGCCGCTTTCCGTCTGGTGGCGGTGGTGGATCCGACCGAACCCGTCTGGGCGGATGTCCACTGGGAACGGGATTTGGAAGCGGCGCTGTGCCGGCTGCGTCCAGAAGCCGCCATTGTCGCCGTTCCCTCGCAACAGCATGAGCGCGTGGCGCGGTTGTGTCTGGAAGCGGGTTGCCATGTTCTGGTGGAAAAGCCCATCTGTCCATCGATCGAGGCGGCCCTGCGCTTGGAGCGGGAGTTCCGTGCGGCAGGCAAAGTGCTGTTTGGCGGGCATTCCGAGCGCTTCCATCCGGTGTTCACGGCGCTTTCCGAACGGGTGGACCCGGGCTCGGTGCAACGCGCCCTGGCGATTCGCACCGGCCCCGAGCCGGAACGCGCTTCCCCCGATGACGTGTTGCTGGATCTTGCCATCCACGACGTGGATTTGGCGCTACGGTTGGTGGGTCCGCTTACCCTGGCTCAACCTGCCGCGAGCACAGGCGGGCTTGAAACGGTGGTGTTCCGCTCGAGCTGCGGTTCGAGGGTGGAGCTTCGCTGCGGATACCAGGCCGGTCGGATCCGGACTTGGGAGGTGGTCTCCGACCGGGAGCGGTTCGAGGCGGACTTTTTGGGGCGTACGCTCCGGCGCTTCCACTCCGGAGGCACGGAAGAAATTCGCATCGGGGAGGGCGACCCCTTGGAGCGGGAACACCGCGCTTTCCGGCGGGCGATGGAGGGTAGGGATTCGGCCATGGATCTCTCGCTCCAGATCGAGTCGATCGGTTTGCTGGCGCGCCCCCACGCCTGA
- a CDS encoding NAD-dependent epimerase/dehydratase family protein, with product MKILVTGGAGFIGSNLVEALLAAGHSVRILDNFSAGDRRNLEGFEGDLEVMEGTVLDPEHCAAACQGVDAVSHQAAFGSAPRSIESPELYSLNNLHGFVVLCNQARLAGIHRIVYASTSLVYGDSPLSPKQENIRGRAMSPYAASKQGNEDFSHAFTNAYGMTMVGFRYFNVFGPKQNPKGGYAAVIPQFITRALLDEPSTIHGDGEQSRDFTYVENVVQANLLALTREVEPGSHILNIACGVNTSVNALYGKIYEQVGCSKPPLQAEVRKGDLRDSLADISQARELLGYRDPVGLDEGIARTIEWYRSHPGRW from the coding sequence GTGAAGATTCTGGTCACTGGCGGTGCAGGATTCATCGGAAGCAACCTTGTCGAAGCCTTGCTGGCGGCAGGACATTCCGTGCGGATCCTGGACAATTTCTCCGCTGGGGATCGTCGGAACCTGGAAGGATTCGAGGGGGACCTGGAAGTCATGGAAGGGACGGTCTTGGATCCGGAGCATTGCGCTGCGGCGTGCCAGGGAGTGGATGCCGTTTCCCATCAGGCCGCTTTCGGATCGGCGCCACGCTCGATCGAATCCCCTGAATTGTATTCGCTGAACAATCTCCATGGGTTCGTGGTGCTGTGCAACCAGGCGCGGCTGGCCGGCATCCACCGGATCGTCTACGCCTCCACCAGCCTGGTGTACGGCGACTCTCCCCTGTCTCCCAAGCAAGAAAACATCCGTGGCCGAGCGATGTCGCCGTACGCGGCCAGCAAGCAAGGCAACGAGGACTTTTCCCATGCCTTCACCAACGCGTACGGCATGACCATGGTCGGATTTCGGTACTTCAACGTGTTCGGGCCCAAGCAGAACCCCAAAGGGGGATACGCCGCGGTCATTCCCCAGTTCATCACGCGTGCGTTGCTGGACGAACCGTCCACGATCCACGGCGATGGTGAGCAATCCAGAGATTTCACGTACGTCGAGAACGTGGTCCAAGCCAACCTGCTGGCGTTGACCCGGGAAGTCGAGCCAGGGTCGCACATCCTGAACATCGCTTGCGGGGTCAATACATCCGTGAACGCACTGTACGGCAAGATCTACGAGCAGGTGGGCTGTTCCAAGCCTCCGCTCCAGGCCGAGGTGCGCAAGGGGGATCTCCGCGACTCGCTGGCGGACATCAGCCAAGCGAGGGAACTGCTCGGATACCGGGATCCGGTGGGGTTGGACGAGGGGATCGCCCGGACCATCGAGTGGTACAGGAGTCATCCTGGGCGGTGGTGA
- a CDS encoding 2-C-methyl-D-erythritol 2,4-cyclodiphosphate synthase: MSNAIPFRVGQGFDVHKLVEGRKCILGGVDIPFEKGLLGHSDADVLLHAISDALLGAIGSGDIGMHFPDTDTRWKGADSLKLLARVGEIVREAGYEIGNIQGTVICERPKIRPHVEAMRANIAGALGIEVDQVGIQGTTTEKLGFTGRGEGIAAQSVALVARAARGV; encoded by the coding sequence ATGAGCAATGCCATTCCGTTCCGTGTCGGCCAGGGGTTCGATGTCCACAAGTTGGTGGAAGGTCGCAAGTGCATCCTCGGAGGGGTGGACATCCCCTTCGAAAAGGGCTTGTTGGGGCATTCCGACGCCGACGTTCTTTTGCACGCGATCTCGGACGCTCTTTTGGGGGCCATCGGATCCGGCGACATCGGCATGCATTTCCCGGACACCGACACCCGTTGGAAAGGCGCGGACTCCTTGAAGCTGTTGGCGCGGGTCGGCGAAATCGTGCGGGAAGCAGGCTACGAAATCGGCAACATCCAGGGCACGGTGATCTGCGAGCGTCCCAAGATCCGGCCCCATGTGGAGGCCATGCGGGCTAACATCGCCGGGGCTCTGGGGATCGAAGTGGACCAGGTGGGGATCCAGGGGACCACCACCGAAAAACTCGGCTTCACGGGACGCGGCGAGGGAATCGCCGCCCAGTCCGTCGCCCTGGTGGCCAGGGCCGCTCGAGGAGTCTGA
- a CDS encoding glucose-6-phosphate isomerase — MTIRYQTKNLAPWIDDSVLKAMQPQVASACDLLRTKKGPGSDFLGWYDPSTVVPAAELKAIKDAAKRIQEQSPVLVTVGIGGSYLGARAVLEALPFDDASEDGVSMDFAGQHISARDTQLLLESLDDEDDVSINVISKSGTTTEPAIAFRLLKAYMEDRYGKEEAKNRIYATTDAKKGALRKLATEEGYATFTIPDDVGGRFSVLSPVGLLPIAASGHDIDAMLAGAQEAFKTYGASDDVLTNDCLRYAASRVALYRQGKAIEILSVFEPAFHYLVEWWKQLNGESEGKSRTGIFPAGCEFTTDLHSMGQWIQEGQRNAFETFLIEEKPKASVVVPDTGSDLDGLGYLAGRELSEINLQAWKGVSLAHYDGGMPNSSLVVETLDARVLGNLIHFFERATGVSCYLQGVNPFDQPGVEAYKANMFALLGKPGFEAQAKALQARL, encoded by the coding sequence ATGACCATCCGCTACCAGACAAAGAATCTAGCCCCTTGGATCGACGATTCCGTCCTGAAGGCCATGCAGCCCCAAGTCGCGTCCGCTTGCGACCTGCTGCGCACCAAGAAGGGTCCTGGCAGCGACTTCCTCGGTTGGTACGATCCCTCCACCGTGGTGCCCGCTGCGGAATTGAAGGCGATCAAGGACGCCGCCAAGCGCATCCAGGAGCAATCCCCGGTTCTTGTCACCGTCGGTATCGGCGGCTCCTATCTGGGCGCCCGCGCCGTGCTGGAAGCCCTTCCTTTCGACGACGCCTCCGAAGACGGCGTGTCGATGGACTTCGCCGGCCAGCACATCTCCGCCCGCGACACACAGCTTCTGCTGGAAAGCCTGGATGACGAAGACGACGTTTCGATCAACGTCATCTCCAAGTCCGGCACCACCACCGAGCCTGCCATCGCCTTCCGTCTGCTGAAGGCCTACATGGAAGACCGCTACGGCAAGGAAGAAGCCAAGAACCGCATCTACGCGACCACCGACGCCAAGAAGGGCGCGCTGCGCAAGCTGGCCACGGAAGAGGGCTACGCCACCTTCACGATCCCCGACGACGTGGGCGGACGCTTCTCGGTCCTTTCCCCCGTGGGCCTTCTGCCCATTGCCGCTTCCGGCCACGACATCGACGCCATGCTCGCCGGCGCCCAGGAAGCATTCAAGACCTACGGCGCCTCCGACGACGTGCTGACCAACGACTGCCTGCGCTACGCGGCCAGCCGGGTGGCGCTCTACCGCCAGGGCAAGGCGATTGAAATTCTCTCCGTGTTCGAACCCGCCTTCCACTACCTGGTGGAATGGTGGAAGCAGCTCAACGGCGAATCCGAAGGCAAGAGCCGCACCGGCATCTTCCCGGCCGGTTGCGAGTTCACCACGGATCTGCACTCGATGGGCCAGTGGATCCAGGAAGGCCAGCGCAACGCCTTCGAGACCTTCCTGATCGAAGAAAAGCCCAAGGCCTCCGTGGTGGTGCCCGACACCGGTTCCGACCTGGACGGCTTGGGCTACCTGGCCGGACGGGAATTGTCCGAGATCAACCTGCAGGCGTGGAAGGGCGTGAGCCTGGCCCACTACGACGGCGGAATGCCCAACTCCTCGCTGGTGGTGGAAACCCTGGACGCACGCGTCCTGGGCAACCTGATCCACTTCTTCGAGCGGGCCACCGGCGTTTCCTGCTACCTGCAGGGCGTGAATCCGTTTGATCAGCCCGGCGTGGAAGCCTACAAGGCCAACATGTTCGCTCTGCTGGGCAAGCCCGGCTTCGAAGCCCAGGCCAAGGCTCTCCAGGCTCGCCTGTGA
- a CDS encoding tetratricopeptide repeat protein, which produces MSEQPQGAPQVELTARQMAVSEMLNQGRVAEARTELASMITDEEPQIGPFHERIVSGRLLLARLHALMGEPDAAEQALSPLQAMPEDHPGRLGVFLNAQILVATICRFRGRLEDAFALTGATLESLDSISGNPVNPDSFRAMVHLIEIARDAQQYQQALDLCGKGIERFQGKVGEAHAHLVLLAGSVFLAAEQYDQAREHFESILQQVLEQGGEGHELVIRARQFLAQLESDLDREPQAIEHLEACLKVLANGGDPELIVEIQQRHLQLRLSEMPAAEGVKSLEELRQLAERIHGPRSTKVAEIWASLGYQHRQQGQGVDARRCYESALGIWRSWREPEDVKVTTLEETLAQIG; this is translated from the coding sequence GTGTCCGAGCAACCCCAAGGCGCCCCCCAGGTCGAGCTGACCGCTCGTCAAATGGCGGTTTCCGAAATGCTGAACCAGGGGAGAGTCGCCGAAGCCCGCACCGAGCTGGCCTCGATGATCACCGACGAAGAGCCCCAGATCGGGCCGTTCCACGAACGGATCGTGTCGGGGAGATTGCTCCTGGCCAGGCTGCATGCCCTGATGGGCGAACCCGATGCCGCCGAACAGGCGCTTTCGCCGTTGCAGGCCATGCCGGAGGATCATCCAGGCCGATTGGGCGTGTTTCTCAATGCGCAGATTCTGGTCGCGACGATCTGCCGATTCCGCGGACGTCTGGAAGACGCCTTCGCGCTGACCGGGGCCACGCTGGAAAGCCTGGATTCCATCAGCGGCAATCCGGTGAATCCCGACTCCTTCCGCGCGATGGTGCATCTGATCGAAATCGCCCGCGACGCCCAGCAGTACCAGCAGGCGCTGGATCTGTGCGGGAAGGGAATCGAGCGTTTCCAGGGCAAGGTCGGGGAAGCGCACGCCCACCTCGTGCTTTTGGCAGGCTCCGTGTTCTTGGCGGCCGAACAATACGACCAGGCCCGCGAGCATTTCGAGTCCATCTTGCAACAAGTCCTGGAGCAGGGCGGGGAAGGGCACGAGCTGGTGATCCGCGCCAGACAATTCTTGGCACAGCTGGAATCTGATCTGGATCGCGAGCCCCAGGCGATCGAGCATTTGGAAGCCTGCCTGAAGGTGTTGGCCAATGGCGGAGATCCCGAGTTGATCGTGGAAATCCAGCAACGGCACCTTCAGTTGCGGCTCTCCGAAATGCCGGCGGCGGAAGGCGTGAAGTCGTTGGAGGAGCTGCGGCAGTTGGCCGAACGGATCCACGGACCCCGTTCCACGAAAGTGGCGGAAATCTGGGCTTCCCTGGGGTACCAGCACCGCCAGCAGGGCCAGGGGGTGGATGCACGGCGCTGCTACGAGTCGGCGCTGGGAATTTGGCGGTCCTGGCGGGAGCCTGAAGACGTCAAGGTCACCACGCTGGAAGAGACCTTGGCCCAAATCGGCTGA
- a CDS encoding glycoside hydrolase family 9 protein: MIKTLLLLALASQAKPIDLLSQGLQPGAYGYAYGGLTQGEITKGTDPVLRYRGDNTEWSGWTFHLPKNLDLSALRNKGGLEFEIKGKYGLETVTLGLLDDESDGPGKRVQIRAKLGGYVSIGTSWAKVVLPFSELEDLGAWWDDKAKQEVTGKFDWSKLSEVRFSSDRGATSAAPSDSARWIQVEVRNFRVVDSSSSSGKSSSAGAPTDAPELRWNHVGYALAGPKRFVAANVAEKEFTLLDASGKEVFRGPLGPQALWEASGEKAGIGDFSAWKTPGTYTLAVGTLRSRPFAIAANPFSALLPAAVKAFYFQRASTELLAKHAGAFARPRAHTDTGLGLVEAGREGRWSATGGWYDAGDYGKYVVNAAYAVGVLLQSYQMQPKLFTDATNIPESDNSRPDLLDEVVWEMDWMSRMQDADGGVFFKIASQSWDGMVAPRHANGSRFVIGKSTTSSLGFAACAAQTSRLLKPFDKKLAALYLERAEKAYAFARKNPSLREPKNTGGSGAYEDSDPSDEFLWAATELWLATDKRQNTAPRHRNPSTPSPPWWLLPGSGYRIWRSTPWRSPPRRTPWGSVRESGSIRSRA, from the coding sequence ATGATCAAAACCCTTCTGCTTCTCGCGCTGGCCTCCCAAGCCAAACCGATCGATCTGCTCTCGCAGGGACTCCAGCCTGGAGCCTACGGATACGCCTACGGCGGCCTCACCCAGGGCGAGATCACCAAGGGGACGGATCCTGTCCTTCGCTACCGCGGAGACAACACGGAATGGTCGGGCTGGACCTTCCATCTTCCCAAGAATCTGGATCTGTCCGCGCTCCGGAACAAGGGAGGCCTCGAGTTCGAGATCAAAGGCAAGTACGGCCTCGAAACGGTCACGCTAGGATTGCTGGACGACGAATCGGACGGCCCCGGCAAGCGGGTGCAGATCCGCGCCAAATTGGGCGGATACGTCTCGATCGGAACCTCCTGGGCCAAGGTGGTCCTTCCATTTTCCGAGCTCGAAGACCTCGGAGCCTGGTGGGACGACAAGGCCAAGCAAGAGGTCACCGGGAAATTCGATTGGAGCAAGTTGAGCGAAGTGCGATTCTCCTCCGACCGTGGCGCGACCTCGGCGGCGCCAAGTGATTCCGCGCGGTGGATCCAGGTGGAGGTCCGCAATTTCCGGGTGGTGGATTCCTCGTCCAGCTCCGGAAAGTCCTCCTCGGCCGGAGCCCCGACGGATGCTCCGGAGCTGCGCTGGAACCATGTCGGATACGCTCTGGCAGGCCCCAAGCGGTTCGTGGCGGCCAACGTGGCGGAGAAGGAATTCACCTTGCTGGATGCATCCGGAAAGGAGGTCTTCCGTGGCCCCCTCGGACCGCAGGCTCTCTGGGAAGCTTCCGGTGAAAAGGCAGGCATCGGGGACTTCTCCGCATGGAAAACGCCCGGGACCTACACGCTGGCCGTGGGCACCCTGCGCTCGCGCCCCTTCGCCATCGCCGCCAATCCCTTTTCCGCCCTCCTTCCCGCGGCCGTGAAGGCGTTCTATTTCCAGCGCGCCTCCACGGAACTTTTGGCCAAGCACGCCGGGGCCTTCGCTCGTCCCAGAGCCCACACGGACACTGGCTTGGGTTTGGTGGAAGCCGGACGCGAAGGGCGCTGGAGCGCCACCGGCGGATGGTACGACGCGGGCGACTACGGCAAGTACGTGGTCAATGCCGCCTACGCGGTGGGCGTGCTGCTGCAATCCTACCAGATGCAACCCAAGCTGTTCACGGACGCCACCAACATTCCAGAATCCGACAATTCCCGTCCAGACCTCCTGGACGAAGTCGTCTGGGAGATGGATTGGATGAGCCGCATGCAGGATGCCGACGGTGGCGTGTTCTTCAAGATCGCCTCGCAATCCTGGGACGGCATGGTCGCCCCGCGCCACGCCAACGGCTCGCGGTTCGTGATCGGGAAATCCACCACTTCGTCGTTGGGCTTCGCCGCCTGCGCCGCGCAGACTTCGCGCCTCCTCAAACCCTTCGACAAGAAACTCGCCGCCCTTTACCTGGAACGTGCGGAAAAAGCCTACGCGTTCGCCCGCAAGAATCCCTCCCTGCGCGAGCCCAAGAACACCGGCGGATCGGGAGCGTACGAAGACTCCGACCCTTCCGACGAATTTCTCTGGGCAGCCACCGAGCTGTGGCTGGCCACGGACAAACGCCAGAATACCGCGCCCAGGCATCGAAATCCTTCGACACCATCCCCGCCATGGTGGCTCCTTCCTGGCAGCGGGTACAGAATCTGGCGATCTACTCCCTGGCGCTCACCGCCCAGAAGGACTCCCTGGGGATCCGTTCGCGAAAGCGGATCGATTCGATCGCGGGCGTGA